One Streptosporangium sp. NBC_01495 DNA window includes the following coding sequences:
- a CDS encoding SMI1/KNR4 family protein, producing MATSSRQKPPFLYVIDEDFVPFDRGDEQEGPESAVPAGDPDEAVRLFHYYRRLMAQILGYEEELPEPASEEDLAAVEEKLGVVLPPDLRALYGIADGDGNLVNPLFDRQEWLTLSEIGDQDDEWLDIAREWQHEPWRQTVFDTQPPNTVRRSPLRTGWIRFAFDTGGNWLAVDMDPGPNGRPGQVIKVGVDYTNGPTYVTDSVTTFLRRLVEALERGDYRRHDKSLWIDADLPDLPGEHTLYSDDRPSHARAIQAGPRVQEVRVVDVEDCAFLAAVPDVCSLALSSKGSPDLTPLGGLPMEYLELDVEWADLTAPARNRELRSLSVTCTRPVELAPLHTVPNLWALDIAAAPIADIATVTELKGLRYLEVTQDQWRELSELDNLPPLAVVGIHPHRPERDWPLSTAWVTIYDELPSPTA from the coding sequence ATGGCGACATCCTCCCGGCAGAAGCCGCCGTTCCTTTATGTGATCGATGAAGATTTCGTTCCGTTTGATCGGGGGGACGAGCAGGAAGGGCCTGAGTCTGCGGTTCCCGCTGGTGATCCGGACGAGGCGGTGCGGCTCTTCCACTACTACCGGCGGCTGATGGCGCAGATCCTCGGGTACGAGGAGGAACTCCCCGAGCCCGCGAGCGAGGAGGACCTCGCCGCAGTGGAGGAGAAACTCGGCGTCGTGCTGCCACCGGACCTCCGCGCGCTGTACGGCATCGCCGACGGTGACGGGAACCTCGTCAACCCGCTGTTCGACCGGCAAGAGTGGCTCACTCTTTCCGAGATCGGCGACCAGGATGACGAGTGGCTCGACATCGCGCGGGAATGGCAGCACGAACCCTGGCGCCAGACAGTGTTCGATACCCAGCCCCCGAACACTGTCCGGAGGTCGCCGCTGCGTACGGGCTGGATCCGGTTCGCGTTCGACACCGGCGGCAACTGGCTCGCCGTGGACATGGATCCAGGGCCGAACGGTCGTCCAGGACAGGTCATCAAGGTCGGAGTCGATTACACGAACGGGCCGACGTACGTCACTGACTCGGTGACCACGTTTCTGCGTCGTCTGGTGGAAGCGCTGGAACGCGGAGACTACCGCCGTCACGACAAGAGCCTGTGGATCGACGCGGACCTGCCAGATCTGCCCGGCGAGCACACCCTGTACAGCGACGACCGGCCCTCCCACGCGCGGGCCATACAGGCCGGTCCACGTGTGCAGGAGGTTCGGGTGGTCGACGTGGAGGATTGCGCGTTCCTCGCCGCGGTGCCCGACGTGTGTTCGCTGGCGCTGTCGAGCAAGGGTTCGCCCGACCTGACCCCACTCGGGGGCCTTCCGATGGAGTATCTGGAGCTCGATGTGGAGTGGGCTGACCTGACGGCGCCGGCCCGAAACCGGGAGTTGCGTTCGCTGTCGGTCACCTGCACGCGGCCCGTCGAGCTGGCTCCGCTCCATACGGTGCCGAACCTGTGGGCGCTGGACATCGCGGCGGCACCCATCGCCGACATCGCCACGGTGACCGAGCTGAAGGGATTGCGGTACCTGGAGGTGACCCAGGACCAGTGGCGGGAGCTGTCGGAACTCGACAACCTGCCGCCGCTGGCCGTCGTCGGCATCCACCCCCACCGCCCCGAGCGCGACTGGCCGCTCTCAACGGCCTGGGTGACCATTTATGACGAGCTGCCTTCGCCGACAGCCTGA
- a CDS encoding SDR family NAD(P)-dependent oxidoreductase, which produces MDGSRMDPAGGSGFGLAGKRVVVTGGSRGLGEQIVRRLVLEGCFVAACARGEKHLRQMAESLKDHGESALFTTSLDVTAPGLLEEFVAEVVSRFGGLDSVVACAGGARGGALGSATPQDWTATWELNAGHTARLISAAAPHLRASGGGSVVIVSSISGWKPGPQPQYGAAKAAQIHLATSLARELGADGIRVNAVSPGSMFIPGKRWDRMRTEEPERFAAFTHEFPARRLVDPAEVAAVIAFLLSDSASGISGANIPVDRAQNAPTPDGY; this is translated from the coding sequence ATGGACGGCAGTCGCATGGACCCGGCAGGGGGCAGCGGGTTCGGCCTGGCCGGAAAGCGTGTCGTCGTCACAGGCGGATCGCGCGGGCTGGGCGAGCAGATTGTGCGGAGGCTCGTACTCGAAGGCTGCTTCGTGGCGGCGTGTGCCCGCGGCGAGAAACACCTCCGTCAGATGGCCGAGTCCCTGAAGGACCACGGTGAGAGCGCCCTGTTCACAACGTCCCTGGACGTGACCGCTCCGGGGCTGCTGGAGGAGTTCGTCGCTGAGGTGGTCTCTCGATTCGGTGGGCTGGACAGCGTCGTGGCGTGTGCCGGTGGGGCGAGAGGCGGAGCACTGGGCTCGGCGACGCCCCAGGACTGGACGGCGACGTGGGAGCTGAATGCCGGTCACACGGCCCGGCTCATCTCGGCCGCCGCTCCACATCTCCGCGCGTCGGGCGGTGGATCCGTCGTGATCGTCTCATCGATCTCCGGCTGGAAGCCGGGACCTCAGCCCCAGTACGGCGCTGCGAAGGCCGCACAAATCCACCTGGCCACCTCGCTGGCCCGGGAGCTTGGGGCGGACGGAATCCGTGTCAACGCCGTCTCTCCGGGCTCCATGTTCATCCCCGGCAAACGGTGGGATCGGATGCGCACCGAAGAGCCCGAGCGGTTCGCCGCGTTCACCCACGAGTTCCCCGCCAGGCGATTGGTGGATCCGGCTGAGGTCGCTGCGGTGATCGCCTTCCTGCTCTCCGATTCGGCGAGCGGCATATCAGGAGCCAACATCCCGGTGGACCGGGCACAGAACGCACCGACCCCGGACGGCTACTGA